In Amycolatopsis sp. EV170708-02-1, the following are encoded in one genomic region:
- a CDS encoding heavy-metal-associated domain-containing protein: MDTTVYTVKGMTCSGCLNKVTAAVNGVAGVSDVDADIATGEVTVVSEGPVDARLVRSAVEEAGYEVVG, translated from the coding sequence ATGGACACCACCGTGTACACGGTGAAGGGCATGACGTGCTCGGGTTGCCTGAACAAGGTGACGGCGGCGGTGAACGGCGTCGCCGGGGTCAGCGACGTCGACGCGGATATCGCGACCGGCGAAGTGACCGTCGTGAGCGAGGGGCCGGTCGACGCGCGGCTGGTGCGATCCGCGGTCGAGGAGGCCGGCTACGAGGTGGTCGGCTGA
- a CDS encoding DUF748 domain-containing protein, whose product MNTVAKLSAYGVALALVAGGAWAAGTAVGPFAGAAGLPGGEDAGHGDAHSGTVAEAAPTDEPGGLASSRGGYTLTPTTTTLTPGTNQPFSFKILGPDGAPVTAYDVEHEKRMHLIVVRRDTAGFQHVHPELAPDGVWSVPLALPEAGSYRVFADFKPTGGSASTLGVDVAAAGDFKPVEHRPSRVANVDGYQVRLDGELTPGKSSQVTLTVTKDGRDVTDLQPYLGAYGHLVALRGGDLAYLHVHPDGEPGDGRTKPGPAVTFFAEVPSAGTYRLFLDFQHQGKVRTAEFTVATAGTPAPAPSASQDPTPPPAADDGHGGHG is encoded by the coding sequence ATGAACACAGTTGCGAAGCTCTCCGCCTACGGTGTGGCGCTTGCCCTGGTCGCCGGTGGCGCCTGGGCCGCAGGCACCGCTGTCGGTCCTTTCGCCGGCGCCGCCGGCCTTCCCGGCGGCGAGGACGCCGGGCATGGGGACGCTCACAGCGGCACCGTCGCGGAGGCGGCGCCGACCGACGAGCCCGGCGGGCTCGCGTCGTCCAGGGGCGGCTACACCCTCACGCCCACCACCACGACGCTCACGCCGGGGACGAACCAGCCCTTCTCCTTCAAGATCCTCGGCCCGGACGGCGCGCCGGTCACCGCGTACGACGTCGAACACGAGAAGCGGATGCACCTGATCGTCGTCCGGCGAGACACGGCCGGTTTCCAGCACGTGCACCCCGAACTCGCGCCCGACGGCGTGTGGAGTGTCCCGCTGGCCCTGCCCGAAGCGGGCAGCTACCGCGTCTTCGCGGACTTCAAGCCGACGGGCGGCTCGGCCTCGACACTCGGTGTCGACGTCGCCGCGGCGGGGGATTTCAAACCCGTCGAGCACCGGCCTTCGCGCGTCGCGAACGTCGACGGCTACCAAGTCCGCCTGGACGGTGAGCTGACGCCGGGCAAGTCGTCGCAGGTGACCTTGACGGTGACCAAGGACGGCCGCGACGTGACCGATCTGCAGCCGTACCTGGGCGCCTACGGGCATCTGGTGGCGCTGCGCGGCGGCGACCTCGCGTACCTGCACGTCCACCCGGACGGCGAGCCCGGGGACGGTCGCACGAAGCCCGGTCCGGCGGTGACCTTCTTCGCCGAAGTCCCCTCGGCGGGGACGTACCGGCTGTTCCTCGACTTCCAGCACCAGGGCAAGGTCCGCACCGCCGAGTTCACCGTCGCCACCGCGGGCACCCCCGCCCCGGCCCCTTCGGCGTCCCAGGACCCCACCCCACCCCCGGCGGCCGACGACGGCCACGGCGGACACGGCTGA
- a CDS encoding metal-sensitive transcriptional regulator, translating into MADHGDDKERQLKRLRRVEGQIRGLQKMVEEDKYCIDVLTQVSAATRALQSFSLELLERHMAGCVVEAAAKGGPEADRKIREASEAIARLVRS; encoded by the coding sequence GTGGCCGATCACGGCGACGACAAGGAGCGCCAGCTCAAACGCCTACGACGCGTCGAGGGGCAGATCCGTGGCCTGCAGAAGATGGTCGAAGAGGACAAGTACTGCATCGACGTCCTCACCCAGGTCTCGGCGGCGACCCGGGCCCTGCAATCGTTCTCCCTCGAACTCCTCGAGCGGCACATGGCGGGCTGCGTCGTCGAAGCCGCCGCGAAAGGCGGCCCCGAGGCGGACAGGAAGATCCGGGAAGCCTCCGAAGCGATCGCGCGCCTGGTGCGTTCCTGA
- a CDS encoding metal-sensitive transcriptional regulator, with the protein MHGYTQGKDEYLTRLRRIEGQIRGLQRMVEEDKYCIDILTQVSAATKALQSVSLGLMDEHLRHCVSDAIAKGGDEADEKIKEASDVIARLVRS; encoded by the coding sequence ATGCACGGATACACGCAAGGCAAGGACGAATACCTGACCCGGCTGCGGCGGATCGAAGGACAGATCCGCGGCCTGCAGCGAATGGTCGAAGAGGACAAGTACTGCATCGACATCCTCACGCAGGTGTCCGCGGCCACCAAGGCGTTGCAGTCGGTGTCGCTGGGGTTGATGGACGAACACCTCCGGCACTGCGTGTCCGACGCCATCGCCAAGGGCGGCGACGAAGCCGACGAAAAGATCAAGGAGGCGAGCGACGTCATCGCCCGCCTCGTCCGTTCCTGA
- a CDS encoding CDGSH iron-sulfur domain-containing protein, translated as MAEDNGIEPAVVIKVVDNGPYQVKGPVWLVGHDGEEYEPIGRTQVLCRCGKSAKKPFCDGAHVRTGFTATREE; from the coding sequence ATGGCCGAGGACAACGGAATTGAACCGGCCGTCGTCATCAAGGTCGTGGACAACGGGCCGTATCAGGTGAAAGGGCCGGTCTGGCTCGTCGGCCACGACGGCGAAGAGTACGAGCCGATCGGGCGCACGCAAGTGCTGTGCCGGTGCGGGAAGTCGGCGAAAAAGCCGTTCTGCGACGGCGCCCATGTCCGGACCGGGTTCACGGCGACCAGGGAAGAATGA
- a CDS encoding heavy-metal-associated domain-containing protein — MSETTYTVTGMTCDHCVRSVTEEVGKIDGVTGVRVDLPTGAVTVTGSREPAVAEVRAAVEEAGYELTA, encoded by the coding sequence ATGAGCGAGACCACCTACACCGTCACCGGCATGACCTGCGACCACTGCGTCCGCTCCGTCACCGAAGAGGTCGGCAAGATCGACGGCGTCACCGGCGTCCGCGTGGATCTGCCCACCGGAGCGGTGACCGTGACCGGATCCCGGGAACCCGCGGTCGCCGAGGTGCGCGCCGCCGTCGAAGAAGCCGGATACGAGCTGACCGCCTGA
- a CDS encoding cation-translocating P-type ATPase, whose amino-acid sequence MTSDLDQATTAEVELAITGMTCASCAMRIEKKLNKLDGVTATVNYATEKAKVTYSGDIEPQRLIEQVEAAGYAAALPAPPKQERPDGPAEEADPIAPLRQRLIGSTVLSVPVILLAMVPAFQFTYWQWISLTLAAPVLVWAAWPFHKAAWANLRHGAATMDTLISMGTLAAFLWSLYALLFGSAGTPGMTHAFELTVERMAGDGNIYLEVAAGVTTFILAGRYFEARSKRRAGAALRALLELGAKDVAVLRDGKEERIPVDRLIVGDRFVVRPGEKIATDGVITEGSSAVDASMLTGESVPVEVGPGDSVVGATVNAGGRLVVRATRVGADTQLAQMAKLVEDAQTGKAQVQRLADRVSGVFVPIVIALAVGTLMFWLGAGGSVAAAFTAAVAVLIIACPCALGLATPTALLVGTGRGAQLGILIKGPEVLESTRSVDTVVLDKTGTVTTGQMSLVAVHVAEGADEETTLRLAGALENASEHPIAQAIARAARERVGELPAVEEFTNVEGLGVQGIVDGKAVLAGRSALLEEWAHHLTANLAEAKASEEKDGRTAIVVGWDGKARAVLVVADTVKPTSAEAITRLRALGLTPVLLTGDNEAVARAVAAEVGITEVIAEVLPKDKVDVVKRLQGEGKVVAMVGDGVNDAAALAQADLGLAMGTGTDVAIEASDLTLVRGDLRAAVDAIRLSRRTLRTIKGNLFWAFAYNVAALPLAAAGLLNPMIAGAAMAFSSVFVVTNSLRLKGFRGTAS is encoded by the coding sequence ATGACTTCCGATCTGGACCAGGCCACCACGGCCGAGGTCGAACTCGCGATCACCGGGATGACCTGCGCGTCGTGCGCGATGCGCATCGAGAAGAAGCTGAACAAGCTGGACGGCGTCACCGCCACGGTCAATTACGCCACGGAGAAGGCGAAGGTCACCTACAGCGGGGACATCGAACCCCAGCGGCTGATCGAGCAGGTGGAGGCGGCCGGTTACGCGGCCGCCCTGCCCGCTCCGCCGAAGCAGGAGCGGCCGGACGGGCCCGCCGAGGAGGCCGATCCGATCGCGCCGTTGCGGCAGCGGCTGATCGGTTCCACGGTGCTGTCGGTGCCGGTGATCCTGCTGGCGATGGTGCCGGCGTTCCAGTTCACCTACTGGCAGTGGATCTCGCTGACGCTGGCCGCGCCGGTGCTGGTGTGGGCGGCGTGGCCGTTCCACAAGGCGGCGTGGGCGAATCTGCGCCACGGCGCGGCCACCATGGACACCCTGATCTCGATGGGCACGCTCGCCGCGTTCCTGTGGTCGCTGTACGCGCTGCTGTTCGGCAGCGCGGGAACGCCGGGCATGACGCACGCCTTCGAGCTGACCGTGGAGCGGATGGCCGGGGACGGCAACATCTACCTCGAGGTCGCCGCCGGGGTGACGACGTTCATCCTCGCTGGGCGGTACTTCGAGGCGCGGTCCAAGCGCCGGGCGGGTGCCGCGCTGCGGGCGTTGCTGGAGCTGGGCGCGAAGGACGTCGCCGTACTCCGTGACGGCAAGGAAGAGCGGATCCCGGTCGACCGGCTCATCGTCGGGGACCGGTTCGTGGTCCGGCCGGGGGAGAAGATCGCCACCGACGGCGTGATCACCGAAGGCAGTTCCGCCGTCGACGCCAGCATGCTGACCGGCGAGAGCGTCCCCGTCGAGGTCGGCCCCGGCGACTCCGTGGTCGGCGCGACGGTCAACGCGGGCGGACGGCTCGTCGTCCGTGCGACGCGGGTCGGCGCGGACACGCAGCTCGCGCAGATGGCGAAGCTGGTGGAGGACGCGCAGACCGGCAAGGCGCAGGTCCAGCGGCTGGCCGACCGGGTTTCGGGTGTGTTCGTGCCGATCGTGATCGCGCTCGCCGTCGGCACGCTGATGTTCTGGCTCGGGGCCGGTGGTTCGGTGGCGGCGGCGTTCACCGCCGCGGTGGCCGTGCTGATCATCGCCTGCCCGTGCGCACTGGGGCTGGCGACGCCGACCGCGCTGCTCGTGGGTACCGGACGGGGCGCGCAGCTCGGGATCCTGATCAAGGGGCCGGAAGTGCTGGAGTCCACCCGGTCGGTCGACACGGTGGTCCTCGACAAGACCGGCACCGTGACCACCGGGCAGATGTCGCTGGTGGCGGTCCACGTCGCCGAAGGCGCCGACGAGGAGACGACGCTGCGCTTGGCCGGTGCGCTGGAGAACGCGTCGGAGCACCCGATCGCGCAGGCCATCGCCCGCGCGGCACGGGAGCGGGTGGGCGAGCTGCCCGCCGTCGAGGAGTTCACCAACGTCGAAGGCCTTGGCGTGCAAGGGATCGTCGACGGCAAGGCGGTGCTGGCCGGGCGTAGCGCGCTGCTGGAGGAGTGGGCGCACCACCTGACGGCGAACCTCGCCGAGGCCAAGGCGTCCGAAGAGAAGGACGGCCGGACGGCGATCGTGGTCGGCTGGGACGGGAAGGCCCGTGCCGTACTCGTCGTCGCCGACACGGTGAAGCCGACGTCCGCCGAAGCCATCACGCGGCTGCGGGCGCTCGGCCTGACCCCGGTCCTGCTCACCGGGGACAACGAGGCCGTGGCCCGCGCGGTGGCCGCGGAGGTCGGGATCACCGAGGTGATCGCCGAGGTCCTGCCCAAGGACAAGGTCGACGTGGTCAAGCGGCTGCAGGGCGAGGGCAAGGTGGTCGCCATGGTGGGCGACGGCGTCAACGACGCGGCCGCGCTGGCACAGGCCGACCTCGGCCTGGCCATGGGCACCGGCACGGACGTCGCCATCGAGGCGTCGGATCTCACCCTCGTCCGCGGTGATCTGCGGGCGGCGGTGGACGCGATCCGGCTCTCGCGGCGGACGCTGCGCACCATCAAGGGCAACCTGTTCTGGGCCTTCGCCTACAACGTCGCGGCGCTGCCACTGGCCGCGGCGGGGCTGCTCAACCCGATGATCGCCGGCGCCGCGATGGCGTTCAGCTCGGTCTTCGTGGTCACGAACAGCCTGCGGCTCAAGGGATTCCGCGGCACGGCGAGCTGA
- a CDS encoding trans-aconitate 2-methyltransferase, translating to MSETLDETVAGIMARVSTTIAEGDSMFAGNNTAHYLSVSRDALRAVLAALRVTGRPEPKRVLDFGCGYGRVMRSLRAAFPAAELIACDMDPAALAGCAEAFGARAVPGAPDVDDIEQVTGVDLLWCGSVLTHLDAPNWGPLLRYFSRALAPGGVAVVTTHGRRMAIRAEAGKDYGLDTRATDRMLAAYKACGFGYNDYAGNDGYGISLSSPGWAVQRALETPGLRLAGYDEAAWDRHQDVMVLVKDADEVLKSDL from the coding sequence ATGAGCGAGACGCTGGACGAGACCGTCGCGGGCATCATGGCGAGAGTCAGCACGACGATCGCCGAGGGCGACAGCATGTTCGCGGGCAACAACACCGCGCACTACCTGAGCGTGTCCAGGGACGCGTTGCGCGCGGTGCTCGCCGCGTTGCGGGTCACGGGGCGTCCGGAACCGAAGCGGGTCTTGGACTTCGGGTGTGGTTACGGCCGGGTGATGCGTTCGCTGCGGGCCGCTTTCCCGGCGGCGGAGCTGATCGCGTGCGACATGGACCCGGCGGCGCTGGCCGGTTGCGCCGAGGCGTTCGGCGCTCGGGCGGTGCCCGGTGCCCCGGACGTCGACGACATCGAGCAGGTGACCGGGGTGGACCTGCTGTGGTGCGGTTCGGTGCTGACCCATCTCGATGCCCCGAACTGGGGTCCGCTGCTGCGCTACTTCTCGCGCGCGCTGGCTCCCGGTGGCGTCGCCGTGGTCACCACGCACGGCCGCCGGATGGCGATACGCGCCGAGGCGGGCAAGGACTACGGGCTGGACACCCGTGCGACCGACCGCATGCTCGCCGCGTACAAGGCGTGCGGTTTCGGCTACAACGACTACGCGGGCAACGACGGCTACGGCATCTCGCTCAGCTCGCCCGGCTGGGCGGTGCAGCGCGCGCTGGAGACGCCCGGCCTGCGCCTCGCCGGATACGACGAGGCCGCGTGGGATCGCCATCAGGACGTGATGGTGCTCGTCAAGGACGCCGACGAGGTCCTGAAGTCCGACCTGTGA